A segment of the Streptomyces sp. XD-27 genome:
CGCCCGGCTCCTGCGCGGAACTGTCGGACGCGCCGGTGCGGCGGCACGAGGTCGAGCGCGTGGCGTAGCCGTAGCGCCTCCCGGCGGGGGTCCGTGGAACGTGCGGGGCCGCGCCCCTTCCCCGGGCTCTTGCTGCCGCGTGGAGGCGCGGAGGGTGCCCGGAAGGGGGCAGCCCCTACGCTGGAGGCATGAGTACGTTGCGTGGTCGTGTCGGGCCGGTCGGTCTGCCCCAGTGGGATCGGTGCGCGGTGATGGGCGTGGTGAACGTCACGCCCGACTCCTTCTCGGACGGCGGCCAGTGGTTCGACCCCGAGCTGGCCGTCAAGCACGGCCTGGACCTGATGGCGGCCGGCGCCGACCTGGTGGACGTGGGCGGTGAGTCCACCCGCCCCGGCGCGACCCGCGTCGACGAGGCCGAGGAGCTGCGCCGGGTGGTCCCGGTGGTCCGCGAGCTGGCCGGAGCGGGCGCCGTCGTCAGCGTCGACACCATGCGCGCCTCGGTCGCCGAGCGCGCGGTGGAGGCCGGCGCGGCCCTGGTCAACGACGTCAGCGGCGGGCGCGCCGACGCCGCGATGGTGCCGGTGGTGGCCGCCGCGGGGGTGCCGTTCGTGGTGATGCACTGGCGCGGCCAGTCGATCGACATGAACAACCGCGCGGTCTACGGAGACGTGGTCGCGGAGGTGCTGGCCGAGCTGCGCGAGAGCGTGGACCGCGCGGTCGCGGGCGGGATCGCCCCGGACCGGATCGTGGTCGACCCCGGGCTGGGCTTCGCCAAGAACGCCGAGCACGACCTGGCGCTGGTGGCGCACCTGGCCGAGCTGCACGCCCTGGGCCGGCCGGTGCTGGTGGCCGCGTCCCGCAAGCGGTTCCTGGGCCGGGTCCTGGCCGGGGACGGCGGCACCCCGCCGCCCGCCCGGCAGCGGGACGCCGCGACCGCGGCGGTCTCGGCGATCGCGGCGCGTGAGGGGGCGTGGGCGGTGCGGGTGCACGAGGTGGCGGCGAGCGCGGACGCGGTGCGGGTGGTCCGCGCCGTCGAGGACGCGGCGGGCGCCCCGGCGGCGCACCGCGGGACGGGCCTTACGTGACGTCGCTGACCGACGCCGAGCAGGTGGAGCGGGCGAACACCGCGCTCTACGAGGCGATGGAGCGGGGCGACCACGAGGGGCT
Coding sequences within it:
- the folP gene encoding dihydropteroate synthase; the encoded protein is MSTLRGRVGPVGLPQWDRCAVMGVVNVTPDSFSDGGQWFDPELAVKHGLDLMAAGADLVDVGGESTRPGATRVDEAEELRRVVPVVRELAGAGAVVSVDTMRASVAERAVEAGAALVNDVSGGRADAAMVPVVAAAGVPFVVMHWRGQSIDMNNRAVYGDVVAEVLAELRESVDRAVAGGIAPDRIVVDPGLGFAKNAEHDLALVAHLAELHALGRPVLVAASRKRFLGRVLAGDGGTPPPARQRDAATAAVSAIAAREGAWAVRVHEVAASADAVRVVRAVEDAAGAPAAHRGTGLT